From the Debaryomyces hansenii CBS767 chromosome F complete sequence genome, the window TTGTCAAGTCTAAAATTGGATTCCAGCCTTCTCTTGGTTTGTATCCTAAACATACAATGAAAGCTTCCAATGAGGTACCCCTAGAAGATCTTGGTTTGGCACAGATGACTCTTTCAAATAAGTAACTCAACTGGCTATACAATAAGTCAATGTCTCTTCCTCTGAAAATTTTCGCAACAAAAGCTCCACCCGGTTTCAAAATACACGTAGTTAATTGTAACGCTGACAAGATCAACTGAGCCTGAATGTACTCATCCAAATCGTGTAAACCAGTAACGTCGGGTGCCCCATCACTGCAAACAAAATCTGCAGGTTCTCCTCCAAAAATCTCAAGAATTTTTTGTAAGGTCTTCGGATGAGTTATATCTGCCTGTAACGTTGTCACCCCCTCTATTGGTGTCATTGGTTGTAAATCGACCGATACGATCTTAGCATCTGCttgtttttgattttcaaataattcacGAGATAATACCTGGGACCACGATCCTGGTGCAGCACATAAGTCAACTACTCTTTTGACACCtttgaacaattgaaattgttcGTTCAACTGAAGAAGCTTAAATGCAGATCTCGCCCTCcatccttcttcttttgctCTTCTATAATAAAGATCTCTTTTATCCTTACTTGATTTACCCATGTTCTCTTTGGCCTACTTAGAAAGAAGTATTAAGACCTAATGTCATCTTCCGGTATatggaaaaaaaaaatccGGTCgtgtgaaaaattatcaacagtTCGTCCAATCTCAAAACTTAGAAATGCCTATATTTGAGTGAAAAGTAGGTATAAATACATTTCTAGCCGGTAGTATCATGTTAAGTCGTATATTAGGAGTGCGTAATCACTCATTTCGTGCTTTTTCTACTATTGGAGTATGTTATAACAAGTCAAATACTTCaccaaagaaatatttatcacCAAACGAATTTGCTTCTCAAAAGCAAGTTGACGAAATAGAAGAACAAGCATACAAACagaatttgttgaatgaGGAATATAAGTACGATCCCAAATATTTGtctgaaaatgaattaaatcCTATTTCTAAGAGACCTATCCCATTaaatgttgaattattaaaatataaaccTGTACAATTACCTCCAACACATGGACATGAGGTCgccaaaattgaatttaaaggATACGACAAAGACGATCTTATTAGAGCATCTGAGTTCGCTGCAAGAGCTGCATTTTACTTGGGGATCCCATGTTCGAAGGTTCAATCCCTTAAAACCGAAAAGAGATTATATACTGTTATCAAGTCTCCTTTTGCTCAAGCTAAAtcgaaagaaaattttaaaagaaCTACCTACGGAAGAAAGGTATATGCATATGATGCGACACCAGAAGTTGTAGATTTGTGGTTATCGTTTATTAATAAGCACGCTATTGAAGGAGTCAAATATAATGCATTAATTCACACCAGAGAATCGTTAGATTTCTGTGAGAAATTGGATGCTTTATCCGCCGACGATATGCACATGCCTGATGCTTATAAAGGATCTGACGATCCAATTGCTAATAAGGTAGAAGAGTTATTAAAATCGGATACATTTAAGAAATACTTCGATGAAGCTAATATTGCTGAATCCCCAAAAGAATCTAAATAAGCTTGAACTGTTCATTCTCTCTGTATATATAagtcattaaataataggTTCTACTACATCTAAATTTAACCGTAATCATCCCagtattcttcttcttcttcttcgtcatccTCCTCTTTGGCCTTCctcaattcttcttctagtTTTTCTTTCCTCTTCTTATTAACTTCTAACACATCGAATCTACACAAAGGACAAGTggaattcatttttaaccAAGGGCCAATACAttccaaatcaaatatGTGACCTTTTGCCTTCTTTCCgtttatttgttgaacACTGCACGGTAACTTGACTAATAGTGGGTActtatcatcaataaacTTATTGGTACATATAGGACAATCTGCCGTATCCTTATTCGGTAAATCGTTAATTGATACCCTCTCCAAAGAATCCAAAAAATCCTGTGATACACCTTTCTCTTTATTATCGTTCAAATTAAGCTCTGAATTTTCCAACGAATTCATAAGCTCTAGCGCTAAGGTCAGTCCTTCTTCCGTATTCATTACTCTCAATGCATTTGTGAAGGCTTCATGAGAATTTTCTGAAGATCCCTGCTGTGTATCTTGTGTCAAAAAAGAATCGATTATGGTTGATAAAGTTTGATGTTGTCTTCCATGTCTATTATCGTTGTTGGAAGGAGTTGTTGATGTGTTTATATTATGATCGTCTATTTGATAAGAGTTAGTGATATGATCCTTATTACAAGTATGCGTGAAACTTACCTTCATACGTGGACATTTTTAGTTGTTTGAAAGAAGCGTATATCAATACTTAAATATTTGTGAGTATTTTTTGCCTTTACTGAAATCTCTAAAATAGAGTATCTTATTcgaataaattaattaaatacCATTCTAAATAGATATACATAATAAATACTTTCATGATCGTGATCCGAAGATAGACATCTTATTCCGCtaaatttccaaaatatcCAACGTCATTCTGACTAAGGGAATTCGAATTTAAATATAGAGGAGTCATTGGTGGATCTTCAGATGGGGTTTGCACTGGATGTAGTATCGGTGATGTGCTGCCatctattttcaaataGCTAATTGTCGAAGTGGTGGTATAATTATTCGAAGCATTTGCGTTATagatcaattgatttgTAGACTGCAGCGTAGGCTGAATGGAATGAATTGGCTCTGCTGGTTGCATGGAATCATAATTTTGCTTTTGTTGTTGAGATTGCATCATGTGAAATAGTTCACTGCGTGAATTGTTCTTGAAAGAACCCGTTGATGGTTTTGA encodes:
- a CDS encoding DEHA2F06842p (highly similar to uniprot|P38238 Saccharomyces cerevisiae YBR061C TRM7 2'-O-ribose methyltransferase methylates the 2'-O-ribose of nucleotides at positions 32 and 34 of the tRNA anticodon loop) yields the protein MGKSSKDKRDLYYRRAKEEGWRARSAFKLLQLNEQFQLFKGVKRVVDLCAAPGSWSQVLSRELFENQKQADAKIVSVDLQPMTPIEGVTTLQADITHPKTLQKILEIFGGEPADFVCSDGAPDVTGLHDLDEYIQAQLILSALQLTTCILKPGGAFVAKIFRGRDIDLLYSQLSYLFERVICAKPRSSRGTSLEAFIVCLGYKPREGWNPILDLTKSTEEFFEGANIGRSDNLEHLDLPEDEERLIAKFVACGDLNDVDSDATYTLDTNFKKLALDPVQMPTAPPYKKALEMKRRGDLVRR
- a CDS encoding mitochondrial 37S ribosomal protein RSM10 (weakly similar to uniprot|Q03201 Saccharomyces cerevisiae YDR041W RSM10 Mitochondrial ribosomal protein of the small subunit has similarity to E. coli S10 ribosomal protein), translating into MLSRILGVRNHSFRAFSTIGVCYNKSNTSPKKYLSPNEFASQKQVDEIEEQAYKQNLLNEEYKYDPKYLSENELNPISKRPIPLNVELLKYKPVQLPPTHGHEVAKIEFKGYDKDDLIRASEFAARAAFYLGIPCSKVQSLKTEKRLYTVIKSPFAQAKSKENFKRTTYGRKVYAYDATPEVVDLWLSFINKHAIEGVKYNALIHTRESLDFCEKLDALSADDMHMPDAYKGSDDPIANKVEELLKSDTFKKYFDEANIAESPKESK
- a CDS encoding DEHA2F06886p (weakly similar to uniprot|P38239 Saccharomyces cerevisiae YBR062C Hypothetical ORF), giving the protein MSTYEDDHNINTSTTPSNNDNRHGRQHQTLSTIIDSFLTQDTQQGSSENSHEAFTNALRVMNTEEGSTLALELMNSLENSELNLNDNKEKGVSQDFLDSLERVSINDLPNKDTADCPICTNKFIDDKYPLLVKLPCSVQQINGKKAKGHIFDLECIGPWLKMNSTCPLCRFDVLEVNKKRKEKLEEELRKAKEEDDEEEEEEYWDDYG